A stretch of Microbacterium caowuchunii DNA encodes these proteins:
- a CDS encoding glutamate synthase subunit beta: MADPKGFLKVTERELPARRPVPVRIMDWKEVYEPGDSAVLRRQAGRCMDCGIPFCHKGCPLGNLIPEWNDLIWRGEGRAAIERLHATNNFPEFTGRLCPAPCESACVLGINQPAVTIKQVEVSIIDEAFAHGWVEPEPPERLTGKTVAVVGSGPAGLAAAQQLTRAGHTVAVFERDDRIGGLLRYGIPDFKMEKKHLETRLRQMQNEGTRFRAGVEIGRDISWSDLRTRYDAVVVATGSTVARDLAIPGRDLAGVHFAMEYLVESNHAVAGDQVPNQISAEGKHVIVIGGGDTGADCIGTAHRQGALSVTNLAIGKQPPASRTGDQPWPTTPTLFEVSSAHEEGGERVFLASTVEFLGNDVGEVRALRVAETEYLDGRRVPKSGTEREIPADLVLIAMGFTGPERTELETQLGAQFTGRGNVERDNDYQTTAPGVFVAGDAGRGQSLIVWAIAEGRAAAAAVDTYLMGDTALPSPVRPTDVAIGLQPA, from the coding sequence GTGGCTGACCCGAAAGGTTTTCTGAAAGTCACCGAGCGAGAGCTCCCCGCCCGTCGTCCGGTCCCGGTCCGCATCATGGACTGGAAAGAGGTCTACGAACCGGGCGACTCCGCGGTGCTCCGCCGCCAGGCCGGCCGCTGCATGGACTGCGGAATCCCGTTCTGCCACAAGGGTTGCCCGCTCGGGAACCTCATCCCGGAGTGGAACGACCTCATCTGGCGGGGCGAGGGCCGCGCGGCGATCGAGCGTCTGCACGCGACGAACAACTTCCCCGAGTTCACCGGCCGCCTGTGCCCGGCCCCCTGCGAGAGCGCCTGCGTGCTGGGAATCAACCAGCCCGCCGTGACGATCAAGCAGGTCGAGGTCTCGATCATCGACGAGGCCTTCGCCCACGGCTGGGTCGAGCCCGAGCCGCCGGAGCGGCTGACCGGTAAGACGGTCGCGGTCGTCGGTTCCGGCCCTGCCGGGCTCGCCGCCGCGCAGCAACTGACCCGCGCCGGTCACACGGTGGCGGTCTTCGAGCGGGACGACCGCATCGGGGGACTCCTGCGCTACGGCATCCCGGACTTCAAGATGGAGAAGAAGCACCTCGAGACCCGTCTGCGTCAGATGCAGAACGAGGGGACGCGCTTCCGGGCCGGCGTCGAGATCGGCCGCGACATCTCCTGGTCGGACCTGCGCACGCGCTACGACGCGGTCGTGGTCGCGACCGGCTCGACCGTCGCCCGTGATCTCGCCATCCCCGGCCGCGACCTCGCCGGAGTGCACTTCGCCATGGAGTACTTGGTGGAGTCGAACCACGCGGTGGCCGGCGATCAGGTCCCGAACCAGATCAGCGCCGAGGGCAAGCACGTCATCGTCATCGGCGGCGGCGACACGGGGGCCGACTGCATCGGTACCGCGCACCGCCAGGGCGCACTCAGCGTCACGAACCTCGCCATCGGCAAGCAGCCGCCCGCATCCCGTACCGGCGACCAGCCGTGGCCGACGACCCCCACGCTGTTCGAGGTCTCCTCGGCGCACGAGGAGGGCGGCGAACGCGTCTTCCTCGCCTCCACGGTCGAGTTCCTCGGCAACGACGTGGGCGAGGTCCGGGCTCTGCGCGTCGCCGAGACCGAATACCTGGACGGCCGGCGCGTGCCCAAGAGCGGGACCGAACGGGAGATCCCGGCCGACCTCGTGCTCATCGCCATGGGATTCACCGGACCGGAGCGCACCGAGCTGGAGACCCAGCTGGGCGCGCAGTTCACCGGACGCGGCAACGTCGAGCGGGACAACGACTACCAGACCACCGCCCCCGGCGTGTTCGTCGCCGGCGACGCCGGTCGCGGTCAGTCGCTCATCGTCTGGGCGATCGCGGAAGGACGCGCCGCAGCTGCGGCCGTCGACACCTATCTGATGGGCGACACGGCGCTGCCG
- the gltB gene encoding glutamate synthase large subunit: MASSPRHGAVGPQTFGTFPAKQGMYNPAFEKDACGLAMVATLRGEAGHDIIDLALTALRNLEHRGAIGSDAGTGDGAGILTQMPDAFLRAVVDFDLPPVGEYAAGMAFLPRDDDARAAQKAGIERIAAAENLVVLGWREVPTVEEHLGKLALEARPVFEQLFLSRPAVGDAPALSGIALDRRVFRLRKRARNELDAYFVSLSSRTLGYKGMVTTLQLEPFYPDLQDERFASELAVVHSRYSTNTFPSWPLAQPLRMLAHNGEINTVKGNRNWMRARQSQLESELLGEIRPLLPICTDGASDSASFDEVLELLTLTGRSLPHAIMMMVPEAYEKQPDMDADLRAFYEYHSMQMEPWDGPAALIFTDGTVVGATLDRNGLRPGRWTETTDGLVVIGSETGVLDFAPERIKRRGRLQPGRMFLVDTAQRRIVEDEEIKSELASLRPWREWLTNRVRLADLPEREHIVHPIASITRRQRTFGYTEEEVRLLLTPMGQNGAEPLGAMGSDTPIAVLSERPRLLFDYFTQQFAQVTNPPLDSIREEVVTSLSLGLGPEGNLLSEGPDHARAVTLDFPVIDNDELAKLQNIHQAMPGRRSAIIRGLYHFDAGPGTMKARLAEMCEEADRAIADGAEFLILSDRDSNKDLVPIPSLLMVSAIHHHLIRRENRMKVGLVVEAGDVREVHHVATLIGYGASAVNPYLAMETVEYLVRAGFITDRSPEKAVKNLIYALGKGVLKIMSKMGISTVSSYAGAQVFEAIGLSQEFVDEYFTGTETKLGGIGIEEIATENQARHDFAYPEDHAPRAHERLWTGGEYQWRRDGAPHLFNPDTVFRLQHATRERRYDIFREYTKLVDDQAQELKTLRGLFSLRTGQRPRVPLDEVEPVSSIVKRFSTGAMSYGSISKEAHETLAIAMNSIGAKSNTGEGGEDVDRLLDPTRRSAIKQVASGRFGVTSLYLTEADDIQIKLAQGAKPGEGGQLPPQKVYPWVARTRGGTPGVGLISPPPHHDIYSIEDLKQLIFDLKRANPEARVHVKLVSQSGIGAVAAGTAKALADVILVSGHDGGTGASPMNSLKHAGTPWELGLAETQQTLMLNGMRDRVVVQVDGQLKTGRDVVIGALLGAEEFGFATAPLVVSGCIMMRVCHLDTCPVGVATQNPVLRSRFTGKPEFVVNFMEFIAEEVREYLAELGFRSLDEAIGHTELLDVNGAVEHWKASGLDLTPVLEGPAFADDEPRRNKREQLHELEEHFDVGLIQRAQDVIAHGGHVEISLPIRNTERAVGTMLGHHVTKAHGENGLPSGSIEVSLTGSAGQSFGAFMPAGITLRLEGDSNDYVGKGLSGGQIVVRPPRDAAFDASENVIAGNVIGYGATQGTMFLRGTVGERFLVRNSGATAVVEGVGDHALEYMTGGLAVILGATGRNLGAGMSGGTAYIYRLDEKLVNRESLLGGELELGPLGSGDAEILRDLLQRHLAETESTLAARLLEDFEEEVKNFVRAVPRDYAAVLQTREVALAEGLDPDGDVVWNRIMEVTGG, translated from the coding sequence ATGGCTTCGAGCCCCCGTCACGGCGCTGTAGGGCCGCAGACCTTCGGAACGTTCCCGGCCAAGCAGGGGATGTACAACCCTGCCTTCGAGAAGGACGCGTGCGGCCTCGCCATGGTCGCGACCCTTCGCGGCGAGGCCGGGCACGACATCATCGATCTCGCGCTCACCGCGCTGCGCAACCTCGAGCACCGCGGTGCGATCGGGTCGGATGCGGGCACCGGTGACGGCGCGGGCATCCTCACGCAGATGCCGGATGCCTTCCTGCGCGCGGTGGTCGACTTCGACCTGCCGCCGGTGGGGGAGTACGCGGCCGGGATGGCGTTCCTGCCGCGCGACGACGACGCCCGCGCCGCGCAGAAGGCCGGGATCGAGCGGATCGCCGCGGCCGAGAACCTCGTGGTGCTCGGCTGGCGCGAGGTGCCCACGGTCGAGGAGCACCTCGGCAAGCTGGCGCTCGAGGCACGGCCCGTGTTCGAGCAGCTGTTCCTCTCGCGCCCAGCGGTGGGGGATGCGCCCGCCCTCTCCGGCATCGCGCTGGATCGCCGGGTCTTCCGCCTGCGCAAGCGCGCCCGGAACGAGCTCGACGCGTACTTCGTGTCGCTCTCGAGCCGCACGCTCGGCTACAAGGGCATGGTCACGACCCTTCAGCTGGAGCCCTTCTACCCGGATCTGCAGGACGAGCGCTTCGCGTCGGAGCTCGCCGTCGTGCACTCCCGCTACTCCACGAACACGTTCCCGTCCTGGCCGCTCGCCCAGCCGCTGCGCATGCTCGCGCACAACGGTGAGATCAACACGGTCAAGGGGAACCGCAACTGGATGCGGGCGCGTCAGTCGCAGCTCGAGTCCGAGCTGCTCGGGGAGATCCGTCCGCTCCTGCCCATCTGCACCGACGGCGCCAGCGACTCGGCCTCGTTCGACGAGGTCCTGGAGCTGCTGACCCTCACCGGTCGGAGCCTGCCGCACGCGATCATGATGATGGTCCCGGAGGCGTACGAGAAGCAGCCGGACATGGATGCGGATCTGCGGGCCTTCTACGAGTACCACTCCATGCAGATGGAGCCGTGGGACGGTCCCGCCGCGCTGATCTTCACCGACGGCACCGTGGTCGGCGCGACCCTGGACCGCAACGGACTGCGCCCCGGCCGCTGGACGGAGACCACCGACGGCCTCGTCGTCATCGGCAGCGAGACGGGTGTGCTGGACTTCGCTCCGGAGCGCATCAAGCGCCGCGGACGACTCCAGCCCGGCCGGATGTTCCTCGTCGACACCGCGCAGCGGCGCATCGTCGAGGACGAGGAGATCAAGTCGGAGCTGGCTTCCCTGCGTCCGTGGCGGGAGTGGCTGACCAACCGGGTGCGCCTGGCCGACCTTCCCGAGCGCGAGCACATCGTGCACCCCATCGCCTCCATCACCCGTCGTCAGCGCACGTTCGGGTACACCGAGGAGGAGGTGCGGCTGCTGCTGACCCCGATGGGGCAGAACGGCGCCGAGCCGCTCGGGGCCATGGGCAGCGACACGCCGATCGCGGTGCTCAGCGAACGCCCGCGCCTGCTGTTCGACTACTTCACCCAGCAGTTCGCGCAGGTGACGAACCCGCCGCTCGACTCGATCCGCGAAGAGGTCGTGACCTCGCTCTCGCTCGGTCTCGGCCCGGAGGGGAACCTCCTCTCCGAGGGTCCGGACCACGCCCGTGCGGTCACGCTCGACTTCCCGGTCATCGACAACGACGAGCTGGCGAAGCTGCAGAACATCCACCAGGCGATGCCCGGCCGCCGCAGCGCCATCATCCGGGGTCTCTACCACTTCGATGCCGGCCCCGGCACGATGAAGGCGCGCCTGGCCGAGATGTGCGAGGAGGCCGACCGCGCCATCGCGGACGGCGCCGAGTTCCTCATCCTCAGCGACCGTGACTCCAACAAGGACCTCGTCCCGATCCCGTCGTTGCTCATGGTCTCGGCGATCCATCACCACCTGATCCGTCGCGAGAACCGGATGAAGGTCGGACTGGTGGTGGAAGCCGGCGACGTCCGCGAGGTCCACCACGTCGCGACGCTGATCGGCTACGGCGCCTCCGCGGTGAACCCGTACCTGGCCATGGAGACCGTGGAGTACCTGGTGCGTGCCGGTTTCATCACCGACCGCAGCCCGGAGAAGGCCGTCAAGAACCTGATCTACGCGCTCGGCAAGGGCGTGCTGAAGATCATGTCCAAGATGGGCATCTCCACGGTGTCCTCGTACGCCGGCGCCCAGGTCTTCGAGGCGATCGGGCTGTCCCAGGAGTTCGTGGACGAGTACTTCACGGGCACCGAGACGAAGCTCGGCGGCATCGGCATCGAGGAGATCGCAACCGAGAACCAGGCCCGTCACGATTTCGCTTACCCGGAGGACCACGCTCCCCGCGCCCACGAGCGGTTGTGGACCGGCGGGGAGTACCAGTGGCGTCGGGACGGCGCTCCGCACCTGTTCAACCCGGACACCGTCTTCCGGCTGCAGCACGCGACCCGCGAGCGGCGTTACGACATCTTCCGCGAGTACACGAAGCTCGTGGACGACCAGGCGCAGGAGCTGAAGACCCTGCGCGGCCTGTTCTCCCTGCGCACCGGCCAGCGCCCGCGTGTTCCCCTCGACGAGGTCGAGCCCGTCTCATCGATCGTGAAGCGTTTCTCCACCGGGGCGATGAGCTACGGCTCCATCTCCAAGGAGGCGCACGAGACCCTCGCGATCGCGATGAACAGCATCGGTGCGAAGTCGAACACCGGTGAGGGCGGGGAGGACGTCGACCGTCTGCTCGACCCCACCCGCCGCAGTGCGATCAAGCAGGTGGCCTCCGGCCGGTTCGGCGTCACGAGCCTGTACCTCACCGAAGCGGACGACATCCAGATCAAGCTCGCGCAGGGCGCCAAGCCCGGCGAGGGCGGTCAGCTGCCGCCGCAGAAGGTCTACCCGTGGGTGGCCCGCACGCGCGGCGGGACGCCGGGCGTGGGACTGATCTCGCCGCCGCCGCACCACGACATCTACTCGATCGAAGACCTCAAGCAGCTCATCTTCGATCTGAAGCGCGCGAACCCCGAGGCGCGGGTGCACGTCAAACTCGTCAGCCAGTCCGGCATCGGTGCGGTCGCCGCCGGGACGGCGAAGGCCCTGGCCGACGTCATCCTCGTCTCCGGACACGACGGCGGCACGGGCGCGAGCCCGATGAACTCCCTCAAGCACGCCGGGACGCCCTGGGAGCTCGGCCTGGCCGAGACCCAGCAGACCCTGATGCTGAACGGGATGCGGGACCGGGTCGTCGTGCAGGTGGACGGCCAGCTCAAGACGGGTCGCGACGTCGTCATCGGTGCCCTGCTGGGCGCCGAGGAGTTCGGCTTCGCCACCGCGCCGCTGGTCGTCTCCGGCTGCATCATGATGCGCGTGTGCCACCTCGACACCTGCCCGGTGGGTGTCGCCACGCAGAACCCCGTGCTGCGGTCGCGGTTCACCGGTAAGCCGGAGTTCGTCGTCAACTTCATGGAGTTCATCGCGGAAGAGGTGCGCGAGTACCTCGCCGAGCTCGGGTTCCGGTCCCTCGACGAGGCGATCGGCCACACCGAGCTGCTGGACGTGAACGGTGCCGTGGAGCACTGGAAGGCCAGCGGACTGGATCTCACCCCCGTGCTGGAGGGCCCGGCGTTCGCGGACGACGAGCCGCGGCGCAACAAGCGGGAGCAGCTGCACGAGCTCGAAGAGCACTTCGACGTCGGACTGATCCAGCGCGCACAGGACGTCATCGCGCACGGTGGACATGTGGAGATCTCCCTCCCCATCCGCAACACGGAGCGGGCGGTCGGCACGATGCTCGGCCACCACGTCACGAAGGCGCACGGTGAGAACGGCCTGCCCTCCGGATCGATCGAGGTCTCCTTGACCGGCTCGGCCGGGCAGTCCTTCGGAGCCTTCATGCCGGCAGGCATCACGCTCCGGCTCGAAGGCGACTCGAACGACTACGTCGGCAAGGGCCTCTCGGGTGGTCAGATCGTCGTGCGACCGCCGCGTGACGCCGCCTTCGACGCCTCGGAGAACGTCATCGCCGGGAACGTCATCGGCTACGGCGCAACGCAGGGCACGATGTTCCTGCGCGGCACCGTGGGCGAGCGATTCCTCGTCCGCAACTCCGGTGCCACGGCCGTCGTCGAGGGGGTGGGCGACCACGCGCTGGAGTACATGACCGGCGGACTCGCCGTGATCCTCGGGGCGACCGGACGCAACCTCGGAGCGGGGATGTCGGGCGGCACCGCCTACATCTACCGTCTCGACGAGAAGCTGGTGAACCGCGAATCGCTCTTGGGCGGCGAACTCGAGCTCGGCCCCCTGGGGTCGGGCGACGCGGAGATCCTCCGCGACCTGCTGCAGCGGCACCTCGCCGAGACCGAGTCGACGCTCGCAGCACGCCTTCTCGAGGACTTCGAGGAGGAAGTGAAGAACTTCGTGCGGGCTGTCCCGCGCGACTACGCGGCGGTGCTGCAGACCCGTGAGGTCGCACTGGCCGAGGGGCTCGACCCCGACGGCGACGTCGTGTGGAACCGCATCATGGAGGTGACGGGTGGCTGA
- the lgt gene encoding prolipoprotein diacylglyceryl transferase — MTFSALSVFTSIPSPSISYIDLWDGGPRIHFYALCIIAGIVVAALLTNQRLTRRGAEPWVVIDICLFAVPLAIIGARVYHVLTHPGFYFGEGKDFATVFYIWEGGIAIYGALIGGAVGALIGCRWTGIRFWTFADALAPGLLIAQALGRFGNYFNQELFGQPTDAWWGLEISPDNPAFPIGMPADTLFQPTFLYEVVWNLLGAAVLIWAGNRFRMQWGRLFGLYLVWYSAGRIVWESIRIDPSEIYLGLRTNVWAAIIGVVLGLAIMIVQKRRHPGLEPSPYRPGREWTAKSAVQSQNTEDFVDVSEPPATEVSTERTATSSAAHN, encoded by the coding sequence GTGACTTTCTCGGCTCTCTCCGTGTTCACCAGCATCCCGAGCCCGTCGATCAGCTACATCGACCTCTGGGACGGTGGACCGCGCATCCACTTCTATGCGCTCTGCATCATCGCGGGCATCGTCGTGGCGGCGCTGCTCACGAACCAGCGGCTCACCCGCCGCGGTGCCGAGCCGTGGGTCGTGATCGACATCTGCCTGTTCGCCGTACCCCTGGCGATCATCGGCGCCCGCGTCTACCACGTGCTCACCCACCCCGGGTTCTACTTCGGGGAGGGCAAGGACTTCGCCACGGTGTTCTACATCTGGGAGGGCGGGATCGCGATCTACGGCGCCCTGATCGGCGGCGCCGTGGGTGCGCTGATCGGTTGCCGCTGGACCGGCATCCGGTTCTGGACGTTCGCCGACGCCCTCGCCCCGGGCCTGCTCATCGCGCAGGCGTTGGGCCGGTTCGGCAACTACTTCAACCAGGAGCTCTTCGGCCAGCCGACGGATGCCTGGTGGGGCCTGGAGATCTCGCCGGACAACCCGGCGTTCCCGATCGGGATGCCCGCGGACACGCTGTTCCAGCCCACGTTCCTCTACGAGGTGGTCTGGAACCTGCTCGGCGCCGCGGTGCTGATCTGGGCCGGCAACCGGTTCCGGATGCAGTGGGGCCGCCTGTTCGGCCTGTACCTCGTCTGGTACAGCGCGGGCCGGATCGTGTGGGAGTCCATCCGGATCGATCCCAGCGAGATCTACCTGGGTCTGCGCACGAATGTCTGGGCTGCGATCATCGGCGTGGTGCTGGGACTGGCCATCATGATCGTGCAGAAGCGCCGTCATCCCGGACTCGAGCCGTCCCCGTATCGACCCGGTCGTGAGTGGACGGCCAAGTCGGCTGTACAATCGCAGAACACCGAAGACTTCGTTGACGTGAGCGAACCGCCCGCAACTGAGGTAAGCACCGAGCGCACGGCCACAAGCTCTGCCGCCCACAACTAA
- the trpA gene encoding tryptophan synthase subunit alpha, with amino-acid sequence MSRVAAAIDAAHAEGRGAFIGYLPMGYPDLRTSIEAAVTLAENGADVIELGPPYSDPVMDGAIIQEATQAALAGGFRLRDIFPAIAEITSRVDVPVLVMTYWNPVYQYGVDRYADELAAAGGAGLITPDITPEAAADWIAASERTGLDRVFLAAPTSSDERLELVARSSTGFVYTVSTMGITGERAQLDAAARTLVSRLREHGVDRACVGIGISTADQVTGVLEYADGAIVGTALVRALRDGGLDGLAETTRALTAGTRRA; translated from the coding sequence GTGAGCCGGGTCGCCGCGGCGATCGACGCCGCACACGCCGAGGGGCGGGGCGCCTTCATCGGCTACCTGCCGATGGGCTACCCCGATCTGCGCACGAGCATCGAGGCGGCCGTCACGCTCGCCGAGAACGGCGCTGACGTCATCGAGCTGGGTCCGCCCTACTCCGACCCGGTGATGGACGGCGCGATCATCCAGGAGGCGACGCAGGCCGCTCTGGCGGGCGGTTTCCGGTTGCGGGACATCTTCCCCGCCATCGCCGAGATCACCAGCCGCGTGGACGTTCCGGTGCTCGTCATGACCTACTGGAACCCGGTGTACCAGTACGGCGTCGACCGCTATGCGGACGAACTCGCCGCAGCCGGCGGTGCCGGGCTGATCACGCCCGACATCACCCCCGAAGCGGCCGCGGACTGGATCGCCGCGAGCGAGCGGACGGGCCTGGACCGCGTGTTCCTCGCCGCTCCGACGTCCAGTGACGAGCGCCTCGAGCTCGTCGCGCGCAGCTCGACCGGGTTCGTCTACACCGTCTCGACCATGGGGATCACGGGGGAGCGTGCGCAGCTGGACGCCGCCGCCCGCACCCTGGTGTCGCGCCTGCGCGAGCACGGCGTCGACCGCGCCTGCGTCGGCATCGGCATCTCCACCGCGGATCAGGTCACCGGAGTCCTCGAGTACGCCGACGGCGCGATCGTCGGCACGGCGCTGGTCCGTGCCCTCCGCGACGGAGGCCTGGACGGCCTTGCTGAGACGACCCGCGCCCTGACAGCCGGCACCCGCCGCGCCTGA
- the trpB gene encoding tryptophan synthase subunit beta — protein sequence MSLREAKGPFFGEFGGRYMPESLIAAIDELTEVYETAIADPEFQAELAALLHSYAGRPSVLTEVPRFAEHAGGARVFLKREDLNHTGSHKINNVLGQALLTKRLGKTRVIAETGAGQHGVATATAAALFGMDCTIYMGEVDTERQALNVARMRLLGAEVVPVTTGSRTLKDAINDAYRDWVASVETTNYIFGTAAGPHPFPAMVRDFQKIIGEEARAQLLEEVGRLPDAVFACVGGGSNAIGMFDAFLDDEGVALYGVEAAGDGVDTPRHAASIERGRPGILHGAKTFVLQDEDGQTVESHSISAGLDYPGVGPEHSWLASIGRASYIPATDDEAMQALRLLSRTEGIIPAIESAHALAGALRVGREMGPDAVIVVCLSGRGDKDMDTAARYFDLYDAEAAGEGSPVDVPPPAEAASGEGVEL from the coding sequence ATGAGTCTGCGCGAGGCCAAGGGCCCGTTCTTCGGCGAGTTCGGCGGCCGGTACATGCCCGAATCGCTCATCGCCGCCATCGACGAGCTCACCGAGGTCTACGAGACCGCGATCGCCGACCCGGAGTTCCAGGCCGAACTCGCGGCGCTCCTGCACTCCTACGCCGGACGCCCCTCCGTCCTCACCGAGGTGCCCCGGTTCGCCGAGCACGCCGGCGGTGCGCGGGTGTTCCTGAAGCGCGAGGATCTCAACCACACCGGATCCCACAAGATCAACAACGTGCTGGGGCAGGCCCTGCTGACCAAGCGGCTGGGCAAGACCCGGGTGATCGCCGAGACCGGAGCGGGCCAGCACGGCGTCGCGACGGCCACGGCGGCGGCGCTGTTCGGGATGGACTGCACCATCTACATGGGTGAGGTGGACACCGAGCGCCAGGCGCTCAACGTCGCCCGGATGCGGCTGCTCGGCGCCGAGGTCGTCCCGGTCACGACCGGCTCCCGGACGCTCAAGGACGCGATCAACGACGCCTACCGCGACTGGGTCGCGAGCGTCGAGACGACCAATTACATCTTCGGCACCGCAGCCGGACCGCATCCGTTCCCCGCCATGGTGCGCGACTTCCAGAAGATCATCGGCGAGGAGGCCCGCGCGCAGCTGCTGGAGGAGGTCGGCCGACTCCCCGACGCGGTCTTCGCCTGCGTCGGCGGCGGATCCAACGCCATCGGCATGTTCGACGCCTTCCTCGACGACGAGGGCGTGGCGCTCTACGGGGTCGAGGCAGCCGGCGACGGCGTGGACACGCCCCGGCACGCCGCATCCATCGAACGCGGGCGTCCCGGCATCCTGCACGGTGCGAAGACGTTCGTCCTGCAGGACGAGGACGGCCAGACCGTCGAGTCCCACTCCATCTCGGCCGGTCTCGACTACCCGGGCGTCGGGCCGGAGCACTCCTGGCTCGCCTCCATCGGGCGTGCCAGCTACATCCCGGCCACCGACGACGAGGCCATGCAGGCGCTGCGACTGCTCTCGCGGACCGAGGGGATCATCCCCGCGATCGAGTCCGCGCACGCCCTCGCCGGCGCCCTGCGCGTCGGACGCGAGATGGGCCCAGACGCCGTGATCGTCGTCTGCCTCTCCGGTCGCGGCGACAAGGACATGGACACCGCGGCCCGCTACTTCGACCTGTACGACGCCGAGGCGGCGGGGGAGGGCTCCCCGGTGGACGTGCCTCCGCCGGCGGAGGCCGCCAGCGGAGAGGGCGTGGAACTGTGA
- the trpC gene encoding indole-3-glycerol phosphate synthase TrpC: protein MLADLTAGAVEDAEARAQQRSRAEVERAALAQAPARDALAALAPADRVKIIAEVKRASPSRGDLADIPDPALQASLYEQGGASAISVLTEGRRFKGSLADLEAVRSRVSLPVLRKDFIATPYQVLEARASGADLVLLIVAALEQPVLAQLHDLVLELGMTPLVETHSAEELDRAADIGARLIGVNARDLSTFELDRDLFGRLADRFPADAVKIAESAVLRPADVRHYRDAGADVVLVGEALVTGDPIATLRSFLEVSP from the coding sequence ATGCTCGCCGACCTGACGGCCGGCGCGGTTGAGGATGCAGAGGCGCGCGCCCAGCAGCGGTCTCGTGCCGAGGTGGAGCGCGCTGCGCTCGCCCAGGCACCCGCTCGGGACGCCCTCGCGGCCCTCGCGCCCGCCGATCGGGTCAAGATCATCGCCGAGGTGAAGCGCGCGAGTCCGTCGCGCGGCGACCTCGCCGACATCCCCGATCCCGCTCTGCAGGCCTCGCTCTACGAGCAGGGCGGCGCGAGCGCGATCTCGGTGCTCACCGAGGGACGCCGGTTCAAGGGGAGCCTCGCGGATCTCGAGGCCGTGCGCTCCCGCGTGTCGCTTCCGGTCCTGCGCAAGGACTTCATCGCCACGCCGTATCAGGTGCTGGAGGCGCGCGCATCGGGCGCCGACCTCGTCCTGCTGATCGTGGCGGCGCTCGAGCAGCCGGTGCTGGCGCAGTTGCACGACCTGGTCCTGGAGCTCGGGATGACCCCGCTCGTGGAGACGCACTCCGCGGAGGAACTCGACCGTGCCGCCGACATCGGGGCGCGTCTGATCGGCGTCAACGCGCGGGACCTGTCGACCTTCGAGCTCGACCGCGACCTGTTCGGTCGTCTGGCCGACCGCTTCCCGGCCGACGCGGTGAAGATCGCCGAATCCGCTGTCCTTCGACCCGCCGACGTGCGTCACTATCGTGACGCCGGCGCGGATGTCGTGCTGGTGGGCGAGGCGCTCGTCACCGGTGACCCCATCGCAACGCTGCGATCCTTCCTGGAGGTTTCCCCATGA
- a CDS encoding DUF6704 family protein codes for MSNPIGDPGHGHSPAAWTAVIIMLVAVALGTLFFFLDLPVLVWASVGLLIVGLIVGWIMSRAGWGANGPKYASKAH; via the coding sequence ATGAGCAACCCCATCGGTGACCCCGGCCACGGACACTCCCCGGCGGCATGGACGGCCGTCATCATCATGCTCGTCGCGGTCGCCCTCGGCACCCTCTTCTTCTTCCTCGACCTGCCCGTGCTCGTCTGGGCGTCCGTCGGTCTGCTCATCGTCGGCCTGATCGTCGGCTGGATCATGTCCCGCGCCGGCTGGGGCGCCAACGGCCCGAAGTACGCCTCGAAAGCGCATTGA
- a CDS encoding Trp biosynthesis-associated membrane protein, whose translation MIRRARSIGVLATLAGGAVGVMSSTQTWIHVVLADAAASDVAVPGATAIPVLVPLSLAVLALGAALSIVGRVLRVVFGVLTVAIGVLLAVLSIPVVTGPPVSAIAPAVTEITGIAGDTAVAALVGSTAVTPWPVVTVVIAVLLVCAGVFVAVTGARWPTGGRKYQAAARRAASRDEGPLDAIDSWDDLSRGDDPTSGRGPR comes from the coding sequence GTGATCCGGCGCGCCCGCTCCATCGGCGTGCTCGCCACGCTGGCGGGTGGTGCGGTCGGCGTGATGTCGTCGACGCAGACGTGGATCCACGTCGTCCTGGCGGACGCCGCGGCCTCCGATGTGGCGGTGCCCGGTGCGACGGCGATCCCGGTGCTCGTCCCGCTGAGCCTGGCCGTCCTCGCCCTGGGCGCGGCGCTGTCGATCGTCGGTCGCGTGCTCCGTGTCGTGTTCGGTGTGCTCACCGTCGCCATCGGCGTCCTGCTGGCCGTTCTCAGCATCCCGGTCGTCACCGGCCCGCCGGTGTCGGCCATCGCCCCCGCCGTCACGGAGATCACGGGCATCGCCGGTGACACCGCCGTCGCCGCCCTGGTGGGCTCCACGGCCGTCACGCCGTGGCCGGTCGTGACCGTCGTCATCGCGGTCCTGCTCGTCTGCGCCGGCGTCTTCGTGGCCGTCACCGGCGCCCGCTGGCCCACCGGCGGCCGCAAGTACCAGGCCGCCGCCCGCCGCGCCGCGAGCCGCGACGAGGGCCCGCTCGACGCGATCGATTCCTGGGACGACCTCAGCCGGGGCGACGATCCGACATCAGGTCGGGGCCCCCGCTAG